The Pedobacter roseus genome contains a region encoding:
- a CDS encoding GxxExxY protein: MDENDISYLIRGSIFTVYNALGPGLLGSAYETVLSYVLTEKGLKVKQQVQLPIFFEDIILDTGYRIDLLINDLVIIEIKSVETVAPVHHKQVLTYLKLSGLKLGLLVNFNSSNISESIWRKVNGLL; encoded by the coding sequence ATGGATGAGAACGATATCTCCTATCTGATTAGGGGTTCAATATTTACAGTTTACAATGCACTAGGTCCTGGTTTATTAGGATCTGCTTACGAAACTGTGCTATCTTATGTTTTAACTGAAAAGGGCTTAAAAGTTAAACAACAAGTACAATTACCAATATTTTTTGAAGACATAATATTAGATACAGGCTATCGCATAGACTTATTGATAAATGATTTGGTGATTATTGAAATCAAATCTGTAGAAACAGTTGCTCCGGTACATCATAAGCAAGTGCTCACATATCTCAAGCTTTCAGGCTTAAAGCTAGGATTGCTTGTTAATTTTAATTCTTCAAACATATCTGAATCTATCTGGAGAAAAGTAAATGGTCTTTTATGA
- a CDS encoding cupin domain-containing protein: MDKEKLIQEAYLVAHKIEENGNFPNNPTLPLMIYKGTFRLHPDDTEEVIRKVFAQNGYTNSWVDGIFDYHHYHSNTHEVMGVFCGKADVQFGGEHGVCVELDKGDVIIIPAGVAHKKLNSSDDFTVVGAYPNGAEYNMKYGRAEERPEADEDIAKVKNPDSDPVYGSKGHLFECWYNQKCENV, encoded by the coding sequence ATGGACAAAGAAAAATTGATACAAGAAGCTTACCTGGTTGCGCACAAGATAGAAGAGAATGGCAACTTCCCTAATAACCCTACTTTGCCGTTAATGATATACAAAGGTACATTCAGGCTGCATCCAGATGATACCGAAGAGGTGATCAGAAAGGTTTTTGCGCAGAATGGTTATACCAATTCGTGGGTTGATGGTATTTTTGATTATCACCATTACCATAGCAATACACATGAAGTAATGGGCGTGTTCTGCGGCAAGGCTGATGTACAGTTTGGAGGAGAACATGGTGTTTGTGTTGAGCTGGATAAAGGTGACGTGATCATCATTCCGGCAGGTGTAGCCCATAAAAAATTAAACTCCAGCGACGACTTTACGGTAGTTGGTGCTTATCCAAATGGTGCAGAATATAATATGAAATATGGCAGGGCAGAAGAGCGTCCGGAAGCGGATGAAGACATTGCCAAGGTAAAAAATCCCGATAGCGATCCTGTTTATGGGAGCAAAGGCCATTTATTTGAGTGCTGGTACAATCAAAAATGCGAAAATGTGTAA